From a region of the Sphingopyxis sp. YR583 genome:
- a CDS encoding MerC domain-containing protein — MTHVASHAPVLTRLGAVVRAARDSRPLTSLSGDQLAMGLSGLCLVHCLATTVFFASIASVGGVFLENHLFHEIGLIVAIGFALITLVSGVLSHGYMMPFAVGSFGLGMMAGALSRPHDGSEVIATMIGVAVVALGHDLNRRARH; from the coding sequence GTGACCCATGTCGCCAGCCATGCCCCTGTACTGACGCGCCTCGGCGCGGTGGTCCGGGCTGCGCGCGATTCGCGGCCGCTGACCTCGCTCAGCGGCGACCAGCTCGCGATGGGCCTGTCGGGCCTCTGCCTCGTGCACTGCCTTGCGACGACGGTTTTCTTTGCCTCGATCGCCTCGGTCGGCGGGGTTTTTCTCGAAAATCACCTGTTCCATGAGATCGGGCTGATCGTTGCGATCGGTTTTGCGCTGATCACCCTCGTCTCGGGCGTGCTCAGCCATGGCTATATGATGCCCTTCGCGGTCGGCAGCTTCGGGCTTGGCATGATGGCGGGCGCGCTGTCGCGGCCGCATGACGGCAGCGAAGTGATCGCGACGATGATCGGCGTCGCCGTCGTCGCGCTCGGCCACGACCTCAACCGCCGCGCGCGGCACTGA
- a CDS encoding DUF481 domain-containing protein, whose translation MTALPRLAALCLPFALVVPSAHATQDPDDSIQPNPLLVDPVLANPIPTALVPLDPELPVAVRAMIDAAFASGDNDDVEAVAKFARRTNPANIGEIDALLAYYRSGHPPETPPDPIGNMLAAAIASAKDADVEAVGKLAKETNPENAAEIEERLLAYRAERKRLRDEAAAAERAKLAAAKFWERWKGEGQIGASQSSGNTESVGLSAGLALARKGIDWTHKMRAQADYQRTNGQTSVERYLAELEPQYRINDRTFAYGLGRWEHDRILGYDTRWNLSGGLGYKVVDTKKMTLSLKGGPAFRQTDFVTGASDTELTALAGLDFGWQISPTLRLTQVASTIIGEANGSTSSQTALSAKLTGALSARVAYSAQIDTSPPPGIESVDTQTRFTLVYGF comes from the coding sequence GTGACAGCTCTCCCCCGACTGGCCGCGCTTTGCCTGCCCTTTGCGCTTGTCGTTCCGTCGGCGCACGCGACGCAGGATCCGGACGATTCGATCCAGCCGAACCCCTTGCTCGTCGATCCAGTGCTCGCCAATCCGATCCCGACTGCGCTCGTGCCGCTCGATCCCGAACTGCCGGTCGCGGTGCGCGCGATGATCGACGCCGCCTTTGCGAGCGGCGACAATGACGATGTCGAGGCGGTGGCCAAATTCGCCCGGCGGACCAATCCCGCCAATATCGGCGAGATCGACGCGCTGCTCGCCTATTACCGCAGCGGGCATCCGCCGGAAACGCCGCCCGACCCGATAGGCAATATGCTCGCGGCGGCAATAGCGAGCGCCAAGGACGCCGATGTCGAGGCGGTCGGCAAGCTGGCGAAGGAAACCAACCCCGAAAATGCGGCGGAGATCGAGGAGCGGCTGCTCGCCTATCGTGCCGAACGCAAGCGGCTACGCGACGAGGCGGCGGCGGCCGAACGCGCGAAGCTGGCGGCGGCAAAATTCTGGGAGCGCTGGAAGGGCGAGGGCCAGATCGGCGCGTCGCAGAGCAGCGGCAACACCGAGTCCGTCGGGCTGAGCGCCGGCCTGGCGCTGGCGCGCAAGGGAATCGACTGGACGCACAAGATGCGCGCGCAGGCCGATTATCAGCGCACCAACGGCCAGACGTCGGTCGAACGCTATCTGGCGGAGCTGGAACCGCAATACCGGATCAACGACCGTACCTTTGCCTATGGCCTCGGCCGCTGGGAGCATGACCGGATCCTTGGCTATGACACGCGCTGGAACCTGTCGGGCGGGCTCGGTTACAAGGTGGTCGACACCAAGAAGATGACGCTCAGCCTGAAAGGCGGGCCGGCGTTCCGTCAGACCGATTTCGTAACCGGCGCAAGCGACACCGAATTGACCGCGCTCGCGGGCCTCGATTTCGGCTGGCAGATATCGCCGACCTTGCGGCTGACGCAGGTCGCATCGACGATCATCGGAGAGGCCAACGGCTCGACCAGCTCGCAGACCGCGCTCAGCGCCAAGCTGACCGGCGCACTGTCGGCACGCGTCGCCTATTCGGCGCAAATCGACACCAGCCCGCCGCCGGGCATCGAAAGCGTCGACACCCAGACGCGCTTTACCCTGGTGTATGGTTTCTAA
- a CDS encoding M20/M25/M40 family metallo-hydrolase, whose product MDFRNFERMNRRDMLRGTAMLGAGAAFMQPLPLWAQSGSMADIRKAAEAGKDASIKRIRDWIALPSIAAENRSMPEGAAYMAELAKDAGFTNVEIVPTDGHPGVFGTIDVGAKRTLGIYFMYDVKQFDPAEWSSPPLEGKMVDRPGFGQAIMGRGAVNQKGPEATFLAALHAIRAAGRKLPVNIVLVCEGEEEIGSPHFRQIATKPHILAALKKCEGIFIPFASQGKTGNVTVNLGSKGIIELELIASGEKWGRGPKGDVHSSLKAMVDSPAWRLVQALQTLVTPDGNKPAIEGWYENVRPLTDREKSLIREAAKAGDEAAQKQALGITHWIDNLSYPDALTRLAQEPTVNIEGLVAGYTGPGGKTVLPGKAVAKLDLRLVPNQTRAEAEKKLRAHLDKHGFTDVEVNVSGGYDPTEVAEDSRLVRSELATYKKLGIATSINPRMAGSWPGSTFTAPPVSIPAAHFGIGHGSGAHAPDEYFLIDSTNPKVAGLVDATMGFAEFLYVLAAIK is encoded by the coding sequence ATGGATTTCCGCAATTTCGAACGAATGAACCGCCGCGACATGCTGCGCGGTACCGCGATGCTGGGTGCAGGCGCCGCGTTCATGCAGCCCTTGCCGCTTTGGGCGCAGTCCGGGTCCATGGCGGACATCCGCAAGGCGGCCGAGGCGGGCAAGGACGCTTCGATCAAGCGCATCCGCGACTGGATCGCCCTGCCCTCGATTGCCGCCGAAAACCGCAGCATGCCCGAGGGCGCGGCCTATATGGCCGAGCTTGCGAAGGATGCGGGCTTCACCAATGTCGAGATCGTGCCGACCGACGGCCATCCCGGGGTGTTCGGGACGATCGACGTCGGCGCCAAGCGCACGCTCGGCATCTATTTCATGTACGACGTCAAACAGTTCGACCCCGCCGAATGGTCGTCGCCGCCGCTGGAGGGCAAGATGGTCGATCGCCCCGGTTTCGGGCAGGCGATCATGGGCCGCGGCGCGGTGAACCAGAAGGGCCCCGAGGCGACCTTCCTCGCCGCGCTCCACGCGATCCGTGCGGCGGGACGCAAGCTGCCCGTCAACATCGTGCTGGTGTGCGAGGGCGAGGAAGAAATCGGCTCGCCGCACTTCCGCCAGATCGCGACCAAGCCCCACATCCTCGCGGCGCTCAAGAAGTGCGAAGGCATTTTCATCCCCTTCGCGTCACAGGGCAAAACCGGCAACGTTACCGTCAACCTCGGATCGAAGGGCATCATCGAACTCGAACTGATCGCGAGCGGCGAAAAATGGGGCCGCGGGCCGAAAGGCGACGTCCATTCGAGCCTCAAGGCTATGGTCGACTCGCCCGCCTGGCGCCTCGTGCAGGCGCTCCAGACACTCGTCACCCCCGATGGCAACAAGCCCGCGATCGAGGGCTGGTACGAGAATGTCCGCCCGCTGACCGACCGCGAGAAATCGCTGATCCGCGAAGCCGCGAAGGCGGGCGACGAAGCCGCACAAAAACAGGCGCTCGGCATCACGCACTGGATCGACAATCTCTCCTATCCCGACGCGCTTACCCGCCTTGCGCAGGAGCCCACCGTCAATATCGAGGGGCTTGTCGCGGGCTACACCGGCCCCGGCGGCAAGACCGTGTTGCCGGGCAAGGCGGTCGCGAAGCTCGACCTCCGCCTCGTCCCGAACCAGACGCGCGCCGAAGCCGAAAAGAAGCTGCGCGCGCATCTCGACAAGCATGGTTTCACCGACGTCGAGGTCAATGTTTCGGGGGGCTATGATCCGACCGAGGTCGCCGAGGACAGCCGCCTCGTCCGCTCCGAACTCGCGACCTACAAAAAACTCGGCATCGCGACGAGCATCAACCCGCGCATGGCCGGAAGCTGGCCGGGCTCGACCTTCACGGCTCCGCCGGTGTCGATCCCCGCGGCACATTTCGGCATCGGCCACGGGTCGGGCGCGCACGCCCCCGACGAATATTTCCTTATCGATTCGACCAACCCCAAGGTCGCGGGCCTCGTCGACGCAACGATGGGCTTTGCCGAATTCCTCTATGTGCTGGCGGCGATCAAATAG
- a CDS encoding fumarate hydratase produces MNTVIIREDDLIETIADALQYISYFHPMDYIRALGAAYEREVSPAAKDAMAQILSNSRMCAEGHRPICQDTGIVTVFIKWGMDCRLDSPRSLQQVVDEGVRKAYLHPENKLRASILADPAFSRVNTKDNTPSVLNVEMVPGNKVVIDVAAKGGGSENKSKFKMMNPSDSIVDWVLEMVPQMGAGWCPPGMLGIGIGGTAEKAMLLAKQSLMDPIDMTELLARGPSNPTEELRIELYEKVNALGIGAQGLGGLATVLDVKIADWPTHAASKPVAMIPNCAATRHAHVTLDGSGPAFLEPPVLADYPQIDWAPDKAAIRVDLDNLTPEVVASWKQGDRILLNGKMLTGRDAAHKRIADMLAKGEELPVEFKGRVIYYVGPVDPVGEEIVGPAGPTTATRMDKFMDMMLDQGLLACVGKAERGPAATQSIAKHKSAYLMAVGGAAYLVSRAIKGSKVVGFADLGMEAIYEFEVSDFPVTVAVDSEGQNVHVNAPKLWQKRIADEGLLEKA; encoded by the coding sequence ATGAACACCGTCATCATCCGCGAAGACGATCTGATCGAAACGATCGCCGACGCGCTCCAGTACATCAGCTATTTCCATCCGATGGACTATATCCGTGCGCTCGGCGCCGCCTATGAACGCGAAGTCTCGCCCGCGGCGAAGGACGCGATGGCGCAGATCCTGTCGAACAGCCGCATGTGCGCCGAGGGACACCGGCCGATCTGCCAGGACACCGGCATCGTCACCGTCTTCATCAAATGGGGCATGGACTGCCGCCTCGACAGCCCGCGCAGCCTGCAACAGGTGGTCGATGAGGGCGTGCGCAAGGCCTATCTCCACCCCGAAAACAAGCTCCGCGCCTCGATCCTCGCCGACCCGGCGTTCAGCCGCGTCAACACCAAGGACAACACGCCCTCGGTGCTCAACGTCGAAATGGTCCCCGGCAACAAGGTCGTGATCGACGTCGCCGCAAAGGGCGGCGGCAGCGAGAATAAGTCGAAGTTCAAGATGATGAACCCGTCCGACAGCATCGTCGACTGGGTGCTCGAAATGGTACCGCAGATGGGCGCCGGCTGGTGCCCGCCCGGCATGCTCGGCATCGGCATCGGCGGCACCGCCGAAAAGGCGATGCTGCTCGCGAAACAGTCGCTGATGGACCCGATCGACATGACCGAGCTGCTGGCGCGCGGCCCGAGCAACCCGACCGAGGAACTGCGCATCGAGCTCTATGAAAAGGTCAACGCGCTCGGCATCGGTGCACAGGGGCTCGGCGGCCTCGCGACCGTGCTCGACGTCAAGATCGCCGACTGGCCGACGCACGCCGCGTCGAAGCCCGTCGCGATGATCCCGAACTGCGCCGCGACAAGACATGCCCACGTGACGCTCGATGGCAGCGGCCCCGCCTTCCTCGAACCGCCGGTGCTCGCCGACTATCCGCAAATCGACTGGGCGCCCGACAAGGCGGCGATCCGCGTCGACCTCGACAATCTGACCCCCGAAGTGGTGGCGAGCTGGAAGCAGGGCGACCGCATCCTGCTCAACGGCAAGATGCTGACGGGCCGCGACGCCGCGCACAAGCGGATCGCCGACATGCTGGCGAAGGGCGAAGAACTCCCCGTCGAGTTCAAGGGCCGCGTCATCTACTACGTCGGCCCCGTCGATCCCGTCGGCGAGGAAATTGTCGGCCCTGCTGGCCCGACGACCGCGACGCGCATGGACAAGTTCATGGACATGATGCTCGACCAGGGCCTGCTCGCCTGCGTCGGCAAGGCCGAACGCGGCCCTGCTGCAACGCAATCGATCGCGAAGCACAAGAGCGCCTATCTTATGGCCGTCGGCGGCGCCGCCTATCTTGTCTCGCGCGCGATCAAGGGCAGCAAGGTCGTCGGTTTCGCCGACCTCGGCATGGAAGCGATCTACGAGTTCGAAGTGAGCGACTTCCCCGTCACCGTCGCGGTCGACAGCGAAGGCCAGAATGTCCACGTTAATGCGCCCAAGCTGTGGCAGAAACGGATCGCGGACGAAGGGTTGCTGGAGAAGGCGTGA
- a CDS encoding pyridoxal phosphate-dependent aminotransferase, protein MSLKPHVSAALNRIQPSATLAMTARVSALKAAGVDVIGLSAGEPDFDTPDFVKEAAIEAIRNGQTKYTLVDGTVALKEAIRGKFRRDNGLEYGLDQISVNVGGKHTLFNALVATVDPGDEVIIPAPYWVSYPDIVAFAGGTPVIIEGTAAQNYKITPAQLDAAITPKTRWVMFNSPSNPSGAAYSGEELDAIGEVIRRHPHVMVMTDDMYEHVWYADFEFTTFAQRCPDLIDRVLTVNGCSKAYAMTGWRIGYAGGPAWIIKAMGKLQSQSTSNPCSIAQAAAAAALGGPQQFLDDRNAAFKKRRDMVVAMLNDAPGLDCPVPDGAFYVYPDASGCIGKKTPDGKLIDSDEALIDYFLDSAKVAAVHGGAFGLSPAFRVSYATSEAVLKEACVRIQQACAALS, encoded by the coding sequence ATGTCGCTGAAGCCCCATGTCTCCGCCGCCCTCAACCGCATCCAGCCGTCGGCAACGCTCGCGATGACCGCGCGCGTATCGGCGCTGAAAGCCGCGGGTGTCGATGTGATTGGCCTCAGCGCCGGCGAGCCCGATTTCGATACACCCGACTTCGTCAAGGAAGCGGCGATCGAGGCGATCCGCAACGGACAGACCAAATATACGCTCGTCGACGGCACCGTGGCGCTGAAGGAAGCGATCCGCGGCAAGTTCCGCCGCGATAACGGCCTCGAATATGGCCTCGACCAGATTTCGGTCAATGTCGGCGGCAAGCATACTTTGTTCAACGCGCTCGTCGCGACGGTCGATCCGGGCGACGAGGTCATCATCCCCGCGCCCTATTGGGTCAGCTATCCCGACATCGTCGCCTTTGCGGGCGGCACGCCGGTGATCATCGAAGGCACCGCGGCGCAGAACTACAAGATCACGCCCGCGCAGCTTGACGCCGCGATCACGCCGAAGACGCGCTGGGTGATGTTCAACTCGCCGTCGAACCCGTCGGGCGCCGCCTATTCGGGCGAAGAGCTCGACGCGATCGGCGAAGTGATCCGCCGCCATCCGCATGTGATGGTGATGACCGACGACATGTACGAGCATGTCTGGTACGCCGATTTCGAATTCACGACCTTCGCACAGCGCTGCCCCGACCTGATCGACCGCGTCCTGACGGTCAACGGCTGTTCGAAAGCCTATGCGATGACCGGCTGGCGCATCGGTTATGCCGGCGGTCCCGCCTGGATCATCAAGGCGATGGGCAAGCTCCAGTCGCAGTCGACGTCGAACCCCTGTTCGATCGCGCAGGCGGCCGCCGCCGCCGCGCTCGGCGGACCGCAGCAGTTTCTCGACGATCGCAACGCCGCGTTCAAGAAGCGCCGCGACATGGTCGTCGCGATGCTCAACGACGCGCCGGGGCTCGACTGCCCCGTCCCCGACGGCGCTTTCTATGTCTATCCCGACGCGTCGGGCTGCATCGGCAAGAAGACCCCCGACGGCAAGCTGATCGACAGCGACGAAGCGCTGATCGACTATTTCCTCGACAGCGCCAAGGTCGCGGCTGTGCATGGCGGCGCCTTTGGCCTGTCGCCGGCATTCCGCGTTTCCTATGCGACGTCGGAAGCGGTGCTGAAGGAAGCGTGCGTGCGCATCCAGCAGGCGTGTGCCGCGCTCAGCTGA
- the pabB gene encoding aminodeoxychorismate synthase component I gives MTGGDAIPLPGPDCAPFVLLDDARMHGAVAARLFVDPVEILTVHSAADMPTLLSALEAAEARGLYAAGYLAYEAGKGLAPAWRGPVGDGAAAAPLGWFGLFAGLQRIDADAVPGLLPNPASAWVGRPKPGVTRTGYMAAVEAVLAYIRAGDIYQANLTFRTDVPVLGNPLAVYARLRQTARAGYGGFIWTGNQAIASLSPELFFALRGRDVVARPMKGTATRLADPEADRRAARELAQDPKQRAENLMIVDLIRNDLSRVAVPGSVAVPDLFRVESFPTVHQLVSDVSARLPAGAGAVDVLRAAFPCGSITGAPKVRAMEIIDELEEGPRDIYTGSIGFIEPGGDAAFNVAIRTLVFPAMLPQSGLREGPPCATLGLGSGIVADSEPAEEWRECLAKGEFVGAAGESFDLIETMFFDPVDGVQRLEGHLARMKASAASLGFVFDRHGARNSLQSATFRLRHAARVRMRLAPSGALAIEASPLPRLAELPVPVAVRSAPLSADDFRLTHKTSLRAAYDHARHESGAAEVVFVDEPGFVTEGSWSNIFVERGGQLLTPPLALGLLPGVLRAELIDKGRAVESHLRLADLESGFFIGNSLRGLIPARLADAAASPIG, from the coding sequence ATGACGGGCGGTGATGCAATTCCTCTTCCGGGTCCGGACTGCGCGCCTTTCGTGCTGCTCGATGACGCGCGCATGCACGGCGCCGTGGCGGCGCGGCTGTTTGTCGACCCGGTCGAGATTCTCACCGTCCATTCGGCGGCCGACATGCCGACCTTGTTGTCGGCGCTCGAAGCTGCGGAGGCGCGAGGGCTCTATGCCGCAGGCTACCTGGCGTATGAGGCGGGCAAGGGACTGGCGCCAGCATGGCGCGGGCCAGTTGGTGACGGGGCCGCGGCCGCTCCGCTGGGGTGGTTCGGGCTGTTCGCCGGGCTGCAGCGGATCGACGCCGACGCGGTACCCGGCCTGCTCCCCAACCCCGCGTCGGCATGGGTGGGCCGCCCGAAACCGGGTGTCACCCGCACCGGCTATATGGCGGCGGTCGAAGCAGTGCTGGCTTATATTCGCGCCGGTGACATTTATCAGGCCAACCTGACCTTTCGCACCGATGTCCCCGTGCTCGGCAATCCGCTCGCCGTCTATGCGCGGCTACGGCAAACGGCGCGCGCAGGGTATGGCGGTTTCATCTGGACCGGCAACCAGGCGATCGCCTCGCTGTCGCCGGAACTGTTTTTCGCGCTGCGCGGACGCGATGTGGTGGCGCGGCCGATGAAGGGTACGGCGACCCGGCTCGCCGATCCCGAGGCCGACCGGCGCGCGGCGCGCGAGCTTGCCCAAGACCCCAAACAGCGCGCCGAAAATCTGATGATCGTCGACCTGATCCGGAACGATCTGTCGCGCGTCGCGGTGCCGGGATCGGTCGCGGTGCCCGATCTGTTTCGCGTCGAAAGCTTTCCGACGGTCCATCAGCTTGTGTCGGATGTCAGCGCGCGGCTGCCCGCGGGCGCCGGGGCGGTCGACGTGCTGCGCGCGGCGTTTCCTTGCGGGTCGATCACCGGCGCGCCGAAGGTGCGCGCGATGGAGATTATCGATGAACTCGAAGAGGGGCCGCGCGATATCTATACCGGATCGATCGGTTTCATCGAGCCGGGGGGCGACGCGGCGTTCAATGTCGCGATAAGGACGCTCGTCTTTCCCGCCATGTTACCGCAAAGCGGCTTGCGGGAAGGTCCGCCTTGCGCCACGCTGGGGCTGGGTTCCGGAATCGTCGCCGATAGCGAACCGGCTGAAGAGTGGCGCGAATGTCTGGCCAAGGGGGAATTTGTGGGCGCAGCGGGGGAAAGCTTCGACCTCATCGAAACAATGTTTTTCGACCCCGTGGACGGGGTCCAGCGGCTCGAGGGGCATTTGGCGCGGATGAAGGCGAGCGCGGCGTCGCTCGGCTTCGTGTTCGACCGCCATGGCGCGCGCAACAGCTTGCAGTCGGCGACTTTTCGCCTGCGCCATGCCGCGCGGGTGCGGATGCGGCTCGCGCCGTCGGGTGCGCTCGCGATCGAGGCGTCGCCGCTGCCGCGGCTTGCCGAACTGCCGGTTCCGGTGGCGGTGCGGTCGGCGCCTTTGAGTGCGGACGATTTCCGGCTGACGCACAAGACCAGCCTGCGCGCCGCCTATGACCACGCGCGGCACGAGAGCGGCGCGGCCGAAGTCGTCTTCGTCGACGAGCCGGGGTTCGTCACCGAAGGAAGCTGGAGCAATATCTTCGTCGAACGCGGGGGGCAGTTGCTCACCCCGCCGCTTGCGCTCGGACTGCTCCCGGGCGTGCTGCGCGCCGAACTGATCGACAAGGGGCGCGCGGTCGAATCGCACCTGCGGCTCGCGGATCTGGAGAGCGGATTCTTCATCGGCAATTCGCTGCGCGGATTGATCCCGGCACGGCTAGCCGACGCTGCGGCATCCCCGATAGGCTGA
- the msrA gene encoding peptide-methionine (S)-S-oxide reductase MsrA, whose translation MRRSLSLRAVTALVAGAIVAQCAPAQAESVVKLPAALVDPAVNAKRATAVLAGGCFWGVEGVFSNVKGVISVESGYHGGSAATARYELTHDGKSGHAEAVRIVYDPTQVSYGSLLRILFSVVADPTLKNRQGPDSGTQYRAAIVPLDAGQRQVATAYLSQIGRGKYFAKPIVVPVEAYKRFYPAEPNHQDFMRRNPSNGYILRWDAPKLAALKRLYPDMVRARPAP comes from the coding sequence CTGCGGCGCAGCCTTTCGCTTCGCGCCGTCACGGCGCTGGTCGCAGGCGCGATCGTCGCGCAATGCGCCCCCGCCCAGGCCGAAAGCGTCGTCAAGCTGCCCGCGGCGCTGGTCGACCCCGCCGTCAACGCGAAGCGCGCGACAGCGGTGCTCGCGGGCGGTTGCTTCTGGGGCGTCGAGGGCGTCTTTTCCAACGTAAAGGGCGTGATTTCGGTTGAATCGGGCTATCATGGCGGCAGCGCCGCCACCGCCCGATACGAACTCACCCATGATGGCAAGTCGGGCCATGCGGAGGCTGTTCGCATCGTCTATGACCCGACGCAGGTCAGCTATGGCAGCCTGCTTCGTATTCTCTTTTCGGTCGTTGCCGATCCCACGCTGAAAAATCGTCAGGGCCCCGACAGCGGCACGCAATATCGCGCTGCAATCGTCCCGCTCGACGCCGGCCAGCGGCAGGTCGCGACCGCCTATCTCTCGCAAATCGGCCGCGGCAAATATTTCGCCAAGCCGATCGTCGTGCCGGTCGAGGCGTATAAGCGCTTCTATCCCGCCGAGCCCAATCACCAGGATTTCATGCGCCGCAACCCGTCGAACGGCTATATCCTCCGCTGGGACGCGCCGAAACTGGCGGCGCTGAAGCGGCTTTATCCCGACATGGTGCGGGCGCGGCCCGCGCCCTGA
- a CDS encoding AMP-binding protein, whose translation MDSRFSWSTDYRHPTAWDQEFAPLSLPDMLAASVARKGNAPMLDFLGRQFGYAEVASGVARVARGLQQRGIGKGSRVGLFLPNVPHYVAAYYGALAAGATVVNFSPLYTVAELEAQVEDSGTEMLFTISAAALLPTALRVLDGSSLKQLVVGSVAGGLPTAKSILYRLFKRSEVAALPEDPRAIRFSELTDNDGKPDPVAIDAEKDVALIQYTGGTTGTPKGAKLTHQNLTANARQVNTIDPDHGAEDRILGVLPFFHVFASTCVLNRTVLNGGTITMLPRFDAKQALEAITRTKTTALPGVPTMYQALLDHPDLAKTDFSSLRVCISGGAPMSAELREKFVAATGASLVEGYGLTESSGVVATNPYAGPVRPGTIGQPIPATHIRLLDKEDPSKHAPDGEPGELAVKGPQIMQGYWNRPDADKDSFTDDGWLRTGDVAVVEEDGYIRIVDRLKDMIAVGGFKVYPSVIEAHLYEHPAVKEAIVLGVPDAYRGEAPKAFVTLEDGFDVSGEALAAWLNPQLGKHERVKAVEVRLNLPKTMIGKLDRKALRAEEGA comes from the coding sequence ATGGACAGCCGCTTTTCCTGGTCGACCGATTATCGCCACCCCACGGCCTGGGATCAGGAGTTTGCGCCGCTGTCGCTGCCCGACATGCTCGCCGCCAGTGTCGCGCGAAAGGGCAATGCCCCGATGCTCGACTTCCTCGGCCGCCAGTTCGGCTATGCCGAGGTTGCAAGCGGCGTCGCCCGCGTCGCGCGGGGGCTGCAACAGCGCGGTATCGGCAAAGGGAGCCGGGTCGGCCTGTTTCTGCCCAACGTCCCCCATTATGTCGCGGCCTATTATGGCGCGCTTGCCGCGGGGGCGACGGTGGTCAATTTCTCGCCGCTCTACACGGTCGCCGAGCTTGAAGCGCAGGTCGAGGATTCGGGCACCGAGATGCTGTTCACAATCAGCGCCGCAGCGCTGCTGCCCACCGCGCTCCGGGTGCTCGACGGATCGAGCCTCAAGCAGCTCGTCGTCGGTTCGGTCGCCGGCGGATTGCCGACCGCCAAATCGATCCTGTATCGCCTGTTCAAGCGCAGCGAAGTCGCAGCCCTGCCAGAAGATCCCCGCGCCATCCGCTTTTCCGAGCTCACCGACAATGACGGCAAACCCGATCCCGTGGCGATCGACGCCGAAAAGGACGTCGCACTGATCCAGTATACGGGCGGCACGACCGGCACGCCCAAGGGCGCCAAGCTGACCCACCAAAATCTGACCGCCAACGCGCGGCAGGTGAATACGATCGATCCCGACCATGGCGCCGAGGATCGTATCCTCGGTGTGCTTCCCTTCTTTCACGTCTTCGCCAGCACCTGCGTCCTCAACCGAACGGTGCTGAACGGCGGCACGATCACGATGCTGCCGCGTTTCGACGCAAAGCAGGCGCTGGAGGCGATCACGCGGACGAAGACGACCGCGTTGCCCGGCGTGCCGACGATGTATCAGGCGCTGCTCGATCATCCCGACCTAGCGAAAACCGACTTCTCCTCGCTGCGCGTCTGCATATCGGGCGGTGCGCCGATGTCTGCCGAGCTGCGCGAAAAATTCGTCGCAGCCACCGGCGCCTCGCTGGTCGAAGGCTATGGCCTCACCGAAAGCTCGGGCGTCGTTGCGACCAATCCCTATGCAGGCCCCGTCCGGCCGGGCACGATCGGCCAGCCGATACCCGCAACGCACATCCGCCTGCTCGACAAGGAAGACCCGTCGAAGCACGCCCCTGATGGCGAACCCGGCGAACTCGCGGTCAAGGGACCGCAGATCATGCAGGGCTATTGGAACCGTCCCGACGCGGACAAGGACAGCTTCACCGACGACGGCTGGCTGCGCACCGGCGACGTCGCGGTGGTCGAGGAGGACGGCTATATCCGCATCGTCGACCGGCTGAAGGACATGATCGCGGTCGGCGGCTTCAAAGTCTATCCGAGCGTGATCGAGGCGCATCTCTACGAACATCCCGCGGTGAAGGAAGCGATCGTGCTGGGCGTCCCCGACGCCTATCGCGGCGAAGCACCCAAGGCCTTCGTCACACTGGAAGACGGATTCGATGTCAGCGGCGAGGCGCTCGCCGCCTGGCTCAATCCGCAGCTTGGCAAGCATGAACGGGTGAAGGCCGTCGAAGTCCGGCTGAACCTACCCAAGACGATGATCGGCAAGCTCGACCGGAAGGCGTTGCGCGCGGAAGAAGGCGCGTAG
- a CDS encoding Fur family transcriptional regulator produces the protein MGKHDHPHVEASGASLAKAAQTALEGAGEAWTDMRAEIFDAVAEIGKPASAYEIADIVSQKRGKRVAPNSVYRILDLFVANNLVRRVESANAFVANSHPGCLHDCIFLICDSCGTAVHVDNDKISGGVRAAAEATGFAAERPVIEVRGKCAECQ, from the coding sequence ATGGGCAAGCATGATCATCCGCACGTCGAGGCCAGCGGCGCCTCGCTCGCCAAGGCCGCGCAGACTGCGCTCGAAGGCGCGGGCGAAGCGTGGACCGATATGCGCGCCGAGATTTTCGACGCCGTCGCGGAAATCGGCAAGCCGGCGAGCGCCTATGAAATCGCCGACATCGTCTCGCAGAAACGCGGCAAGCGCGTTGCGCCGAACAGCGTCTATCGCATCCTCGACCTGTTCGTCGCGAACAACCTCGTCCGCCGGGTCGAGAGCGCCAACGCCTTTGTCGCGAACAGCCATCCCGGCTGCCTGCATGACTGCATCTTCCTGATCTGCGACAGTTGCGGCACCGCGGTGCATGTCGACAACGACAAGATTTCGGGCGGCGTCCGCGCCGCGGCCGAGGCCACGGGCTTCGCCGCCGAACGCCCGGTGATCGAGGTGCGCGGCAAATGCGCCGAGTGCCAATAA